The genomic segment GCCGAACGACTCGAACGGTTCCGCCGGTCGGGGCAGACGATCGCTCAGTTCTGTGCCGCCGAGGGCGTCTCACCGCCGTCCTTTTATGTGTGGCGGCGAACCCTCGCGGACCACGCCCCATCACCCGTACCGGTCACTCCGACGCTCGTCCCCATCCGCCTGACCCCGTCGCCCGCCGGACCGCCGATCGAGGTGGTGTTCCCGTCGGGAACCGTCCTG from the Frigoriglobus tundricola genome contains:
- the tnpA gene encoding IS66 family insertion sequence element accessory protein TnpA, giving the protein MPAVPAASRRDPAATRRRWAERLERFRRSGQTIAQFCAAEGVSPPSFYVWRRTLADHAPSPVPVTPTLVPIRLTPSPAGPPIEVVFPSGTVLRFPVDARPEVIAALVHAVEGRPC